From a region of the Cololabis saira isolate AMF1-May2022 chromosome 8, fColSai1.1, whole genome shotgun sequence genome:
- the LOC133449134 gene encoding odorant receptor 131-2-like: protein MNSSSHNVSSSLGSRDSPSTAVAKNVIVLALGFIINYINGTLVHTFKKHQIFYMNPRYILFVHLVLNDMIQLTVTISLFVLSYVFYKLNGSFCCFLITFALLTTLNTPLNLAVMAVECYIAICFPLRHSKLCTIKRTYIMIICIWALSAGSIVPDIFITLATEPLRLFYSTMFCERDNLFRHPISLEKRDVSYLIYLIAVWLTLFFTYLKIFFVAKAANSVDGNLKKARNTILLHGFQLLLSMVTYLFRILQKALTQWFPQHYIQIFFVCYIIIQILPRFISPIVYGLRDATFKRHLRKYLLCTMRASNNPK, encoded by the exons ATGAATTCATCATCTCACAACGTGTCGAGCAGCCTGGGTAGTCGAGACTCACCGAGCACAGCTGTGGCTAAAAATGTAATTGTCCTTGCACTTGGATTCATCATCAATTATATCAATGGCACTCTGGTTCACACCTTCAAAAAACACCAG ATATTTTACATGAATCCTCGTTATATCTTGTTCGTCCACCTGGTACTGAATGATATGATCCAGCTCACTGTAACAATCAGCCTGTTTGTCTTAAGTTATGTCTTTTACAAACTTAATGGttctttctgctgctttttgatTACCTTTGCCCTTCTTACCACCCTCAATACCCCATTAAATTTGGCTGTAATGGCAGTTGAATGCTACATCGCTATTTGCTTTCCACTGCGGCACTCAAAACTCTGTACCATCAAAAGAACCTACATTATGATTATTTGTATTTGGGCTTTGAGCGCAGGGTCAATTGTGCCAGACATCTTTATAACTCTGGCAACAGAACCACTAAGGTTGTTTTATTCAACAATGTTTTGTGAGAGGGACAACCTGTTCCGACACCCAATAAGTTTAGAAAAAAGGGATGTTTCTTATCTAATTTATCTCATTGCAGTTTGGCTAACACTGTTCTTCACTTACTTAAAGATCTTTTTTGTAGCTAAAGCAGCTAATTCAGTAGATGGAAATCTAAAGAAGGCCAGGAACACGATCCTGCTTCATGGTTTTCAGCTACTGTTGAGTATGGTTACATATTTATTTCGCATCTTACAAAAGGCTTTGACACAATGGTTCCCTCAACATTACATACAAATTTTCTTTGTTTGCTACATCATCATTCAGATTCTCCCCAGGTTTATCAGTCCTATTGTGTATGGGCTACGAGATGCAACATTTAAACGACATTTGAGAAAGTATTTGCTCTGTACAATGAGAGCAAGTAACAATCCAAAGTGA